In Humulus lupulus chromosome 6, drHumLupu1.1, whole genome shotgun sequence, a single genomic region encodes these proteins:
- the LOC133782332 gene encoding protein ENHANCED DOWNY MILDEW 2 isoform X2: MASSDDEDESLPLSVANYHFVDDKDDPVSFSVLPIQWRETEEIGGDNPQVFLHGTADNGLQKLYKQVIAWKFDLSNVKPEISVLTKENSWIILQKPRKSFEDVIGSILITVNCLHFINRNPDTLGKSLWDHLSKVFRCLLHLYEVRPSKNDLVDHSTLIIEAMKRNDTLAKSKFLLAFLDEKPRKRKLPDEERQATTISSFIVDETDENIVDYAEEDDSKEDDELFDSVCTFCDNGGDILCCEGSCLRSFHATVESGEESLCDSLGYTKEAVNSIQQYLCKNCEYKEHQCFVCGKLGSSDKYSGAEVFRCVSATCGRFYHPHCVAKLLNPDNGVSAENLEKKIFDGESFTCPIHKCCVCKQGENNKDPDLQFAVCRRCPRSYHRKCLPRKISFEDIEEEGIITRAWIDLLPNRILIYCLKHKIDENIGTPVRNHVKFPGVEERKSTIEKRNTGIGEKRQKQTSEMLADRKKTKTRVLPLEKSHEGRTTHAESKQSKKSFSALKVGGKNTGKLSVGSSISKNVKVNDASRKEMNSRMTEENNSLGGELDTPYNERSKSVKLRKRDVKLNKAAIVNPTSKKELPPLDADREKRILELMKDAESKINIEGIKQKYKVPSTHVTTKNLAAEKAAITLGKVEVSVEAIRAALRKLEEGSSIEDAKAVCSSEVLERMFKWRDRLGVSLSPFLHGMRYTSFGRHFTKVEKLEEIINKLHWYVQDGDMIVDFCCGANDFSVLMRKKLDETGKKCSYKNYDFIQPKNDFCFEKRDWMSVKPKELPTGSKLIMGLNPPFGVRACLANKFIDKALEFQPKLLILIVPSETERLDEKKSPYDLVWEDDHLLSGKSFYLPGSANVKDKQMEQWNVKPPLLYLWSRPDWSDTHRKITESHPNIFKQEEVVADVHHKVVIHDHSMGDHDDLGEFHDRAMADCGDYDNNPKHALGDPGDFSYIPDHAIDGHQNFMPTNDPLETENLKGDVTGVVGTGGRKEYSPSISSDRGNHESPTRKKASNEKSKRQSRNRRNKKKRASGQADTKSKQGSGSRSLVTEMPNRVSPYTDSNQHFDSSVPRMHSQFGTANVEELDRRYANVGDAHHSNFPTRSATDYGVSFSSRPLDTDNMHRREYTVRSQLQHYGQQDPEVQGGYYPGGPDSRYGQIGTHTPYPSTYGNLGPISESSYRSNSSGAQWYIPQSDPLLHSRMHTLGSEPPLPMFAGNNIFDPRAVPSYGHPDLRLSFASGPPHQPYSHNSAGR, translated from the exons ATGGCATCGTCAGATGATGAGGATGAGTCTCTGCCACTATCTGttgcaaattaccattttgttGATGACAAAGATGACCCTGTTTCATTTTCTGTTTTGCCAATTCAATGGAGGGAGACTGAGGAAATCGGTGGTGATAATCCCCAGGTTTTCCTACATGGGACTGCTGATAATGGGCTACAGAAACTATATAAGCAAGTTATAGCATGGAAGTTTGATCTTTCTAATGTGAAGCCCGAGATTTCTGTACTCACAAAGGAGAATAGTTGGATCATACTTCAAAAGCCCAGAAAGAGTTTCGAGGATGTGATTGGATCAATCTTGATAACAGTGAACTGTCTTCATTTCATAAATAGAAATCCTGATACATTAGGGAAATCTTTGTGGGATCACCTGTCTAAAGTTTTCAGGTGTCTCTTACA TTTATATGAGGTTAGGCCTTCCAAGAATGATCTGGTAGATCACTCTACTTTAATCATTGAAGCTATGAAAAGGAATGACACCTTAGCAAAGTCCAAG TTTTTACTTGCATTTCTTGATGAGAAGCCCAGAAAGAGGAAACTCCCTGATGAG GAAAGGCAAGCAACAACAATTTCAAGTTTTATAGTTGATGAAACAGATGAGAATATAGTGGATTATGCGGAAGAGGATGATTCCAAAGAAGATGATGAACTGTTTGATTCTGTCTGTACTTTTTGCGATAATGGTGGTGATATTTTGTG TTGCGAAGGGAGCTGTTTAAGGTCATTCCATGCAACTGTGGAGAGCGGTGAAGAATCTCTTTGTGATTCCCTTGGCTATACGAAGGAAGCAGTAAAT TCGATCCAGCAATATCTGTGCAAGAATTGCGAATATAAAGAGCACCAGTGTTTTGTTTGTGGGAAATTAGGCTCCTCCGATAAATATTCAGGTGCTGAG GTTTTTCGTTGTGTTTCCGCAACATGTGGCCGATTTTACCATCCACATTGTGTTGCAAAATTGCTCAATCCGGACAATGGAGTCTCTGCTGAAAACCTAGAGAAAAAGATTTTTGATGGGGAATCTTTCACTTGTCCAATTCATAAGTGCTGTGTTTGCAAACAAGGAGAGAATAACAAAGATCCGGATCTGCAGTTTGCTGTATGCAGGCGTTGCCCTAGATCTTACCATAGGAAATGCTTGCCAAG GAAAATATCATTTGAAGACATTGAAGAGGAAGGCATAATAACAAGGGCCTGGATAGATTTACTGCCCAATCGTATTCTTATATATTGCTT AAAGCATAAGATCGATGAGAATATTGGTACTCCAGTGAGGAATCATGTCAAGTTTCCTGGTGTTGAAGAACGAAAGAGCACTATTGAAAAAAGGAACACTGGTATTGGAGAAAAGAGACAAAAGCAGACATCAGAGATGCTGGCAGATCGGAAGAAAACTAAGACTAGAGTTCTTCCCTTGGAAAAATCTCATGAAGGAAGAACAACTCATGCTGAATCCAAACAGAGTAAGAAGTCATTTTCTGCTCTAAAAGTAGGTGGAAAGAACACTGGAAAATTATCTGTTGGATCAAGTATCTCTAAGAATGTAAAAGTAAATGATGCATCCAGAAAGGAAATGAATTCTCGCATGACTGAGGAAAACAACTCACTGGGTGGTGAGCTAGACACACCATATAATGAGAGGTCTAAATCAGTGAAATTGAGGAAGCGGGATGTCAAGCTTAATAAGGCAGCAATAGTTAATCCTACTTCAAAAAAAGAACTACCTCCATTAGATGCTGATAGAGAGAAGAG AATATTAGAATTGATGAAGGATGCAGAATCTAAAATAAATATTGAAGGTATCAAACAAAAATACAAAGTTCCGTCTACTCATGTAACCACAAAAAATTTGGCTGCAGAAAAAGCAGCTATTACGCTGGGAAAGGTGGAGGTCTCAGTCGAG GCAATTCGAGCAGCTTTACGTAAACTTGAGGAAGGGTCCAGTATTGAAGATGCAAAAGCTGTTTGTTCATCTGAGGTTCTTGAGCGGATGTTTAAATGGAGG GATAGGCTTGGAGTATCTCTTTCACCATTTTTACATGGTATGCGCTACACTTCTTTTGGTCGACATTTTACAAAAGTGGAAAAACTTGAAGAG ATTATCAATAAACTTCACTGGTATGTACAAGATGGTGATATG ATAGTGGATTTCTGCTGTGGTGCTAATGATTTCAGTGTCTTAATGAGGAAAAAGCTTGACGAGACAGGAAAAAAGTGCTCATACAAAAACTATGATTTTATACAACCGAAG AATGATTTTTGTTTTGAGAAGAGGGACTGGATGTCTGTCAAGCCAAAGGAGTTGCCAACTGGATCAAAATTG ATCATGGGATTAAATCCTCCCTTTGGAGTTAGAGCATGTTTGGCAAACAAATTCATTGATAAGGCTCTTGAGTTTCAACCAAAACTTCTTATACTTATTGTTCCATCAGAAACTGAAAG GTTGGATGAAAAGAAATCACCATATGATTTGGTTTGGGAGGATGATCATCTATTATCAGGAAAG TCATTTTATCTGCCTGGATCAGCCAATGTAAAGGACAAACAAATGGAACAATGGAATGTGAAGCCACCTTTACTTTATTTATGGAGCCGGCCTGATTGGTCTGACACACACAGGAAAATAACTGAATCTCATCCTAATATATTCAAACAAGAAGAGGTTGTGGCAGATGTTCATCACAAGGTAGTAATCCATGATCATTCAATGGGTGACCATGATGATTTGGGTGAATTCCACGATCGTGCCATGGCTGACTGTGGCGATTATGATAATAATCCTAAGCATGCACTGGGTGACCCTGGTGATTTTAGCTATATACCTGATCATGCAATAGATGGCCATCAAAATTTCATGCCAACTAATGATCCTTTGGAAACTGAAAATCTGAAGGGTGATGTAACTGGGGTGGTTGGAACAGGAGGACGCAAGGAATATTCCCCTTCAATCAGCAGTGACAGAGGGAATCATGAGAGTCCTACTAGGAAGAAAGCATCCAATGAGAAGTCGAAGAGGCAATCACGGAACAGAAGAAATAAGAAAAAAAGAGCAAGTGGCCAGGCTGATACTAAGAGCAAACAGGGTAGTGGCAGTAGGTCTCTTGTTACAGAGATGCCCAACAGAGTATCTCCATATACAGACAGTAATCAACATTTTGATTCCAGCGTGCCTCGTATGCACTCCCAGTTTGGAACAGCGAATGTTGAAGAATTAGATAGAAGATACGCCAATGTTGGAGATGCACATCATTCTAATTTTCCCACCAGATCAGCTACTGATTATGGGGTTAGCTTTAGCAGTAGGCCATTAGATACGGACAATATGCATAGGAGGGAATACACTGTTCGATCACAGCTTCAGCATTATGGCCAGCAAGATCCGGAGGTCCAAGGAGGTTATTATCCTGGAGGTCCGGATTCCAGATATGGTCAGATTGGAACACACACACCATATCCATCTACTTACGGGAATCTGGGTCCAAtatctgagtcttcttacagatcaaaCTCGTCAGGAGCGCAGTGGTACATACCACAATCAGACCCTTTGCTTCACTCAAGAATGCATACATTAGGGTCTGAGCCACCGCTACCCATGTTTGCTGGAAATAATATTTTCGATCCTAGAGCAGTTCCCTCTTATGGACACCCAGATTTACGTTTGAGCTTTGCTTCTGGTCCTCCTCACCAACCCTATTCACACAATTCCGCAG GTAGATGA